A part of Candidatus Electrothrix aestuarii genomic DNA contains:
- a CDS encoding endonuclease/exonuclease/phosphatase family protein — protein sequence MTRIVFWNVNNRDLTDAVCALAVSTAADVLILNENTVPSSATLHALQRSVSADFYYPTFISEKRFHCFCRNASLDVSEIHEGFRTSVRKFRLGHQRILLVLVHGLDVRNYDSNKRLLFTAKLADEIKFIKEDKKNNKLVLLGDFNMNPYDDGMNEAEGLNAMMTKACAEKRTRGYLTKDYDLYYNPMWSLFGDNTKGPAGTIYNSKSRQGPYGWSIFDQVILHHLLIPFFQDVEIVTKAGNHSLMDKNGHPDAKNASDHFPIIVDFHGGQQ from the coding sequence TTGACCCGTATTGTTTTTTGGAATGTAAATAACAGAGACTTGACGGATGCAGTGTGCGCCTTGGCAGTCTCAACAGCGGCTGATGTTCTTATTCTGAATGAAAATACGGTTCCCTCTTCTGCAACTCTTCACGCCTTGCAACGCAGCGTATCTGCTGATTTCTATTATCCTACATTTATTTCTGAAAAGCGGTTCCATTGTTTCTGCCGCAATGCGTCACTTGATGTGTCCGAGATACACGAAGGATTTCGAACAAGTGTTAGAAAATTCAGGCTTGGTCATCAGAGAATATTGCTGGTTTTGGTACATGGTCTTGATGTACGAAATTATGATTCCAATAAACGCTTATTGTTTACAGCCAAACTCGCTGATGAGATAAAGTTCATCAAAGAAGACAAGAAAAATAATAAGTTGGTTTTGCTTGGCGACTTCAATATGAATCCCTATGATGATGGAATGAATGAAGCCGAAGGATTAAACGCCATGATGACGAAAGCATGTGCAGAAAAGAGAACTCGGGGGTATCTCACAAAAGATTACGATTTATATTACAATCCTATGTGGAGTCTTTTTGGTGACAATACAAAGGGGCCAGCCGGAACTATATATAACTCCAAAAGTCGTCAAGGTCCGTATGGTTGGAGTATATTCGATCAGGTTATCTTGCATCATTTGCTTATCCCCTTTTTTCAAGATGTGGAGATCGTCACCAAGGCAGGAAACCATTCCTTAATGGACAAGAATGGTCATCCAGACGCAAAGAATGCCTCGGATCATTTTCCAATTATTGTCGATTTTCATGGAGGTCAACAATGA
- the rpsO gene encoding 30S ribosomal protein S15, protein MAQSTATKQEIIEKFATHEGDTGSPEVQIALISDRITYLTDHFKTHAKDHHSRRGLLKLVGQRRSLLQYLKKKDINRYRTLIQTLGIRK, encoded by the coding sequence ATGGCACAGAGTACAGCAACAAAACAAGAGATTATTGAGAAATTCGCAACCCACGAAGGTGATACCGGTTCCCCTGAGGTACAGATCGCTCTGATTTCAGATCGTATTACCTATCTGACCGATCATTTCAAAACCCATGCAAAGGACCATCACTCACGTCGTGGTCTGCTGAAGCTAGTTGGTCAACGTCGTAGCCTGCTGCAATACCTGAAGAAGAAAGATATCAATCGCTATCGTACCCTGATTCAAACTCTGGGTATCAGGAAGTAA